A DNA window from Shewanella baltica contains the following coding sequences:
- a CDS encoding Lpp/OprI family alanine-zipper lipoprotein, with product MNKKVLMIAGLAMTALLGGCANTTALEESVATLGNKVDQLSADVGSLKSEQSKLSADVKDAKAASMDAQAEAKRANDRLDNVASRYKK from the coding sequence ATGAACAAAAAAGTACTGATGATTGCTGGTTTAGCAATGACTGCCCTACTAGGTGGTTGCGCGAACACTACTGCTCTGGAAGAAAGCGTTGCAACTCTGGGCAACAAAGTTGATCAATTGTCAGCTGATGTTGGTTCTCTGAAATCAGAGCAAAGCAAACTGTCTGCAGACGTTAAAGATGCAAAAGCAGCATCTATGGACGCACAAGCAGAAGCTAAACGCGCAAACGACCGTTTAGACAACGTTGCTTCTCGTTACAAGAAGTAA
- the tsaD gene encoding tRNA (adenosine(37)-N6)-threonylcarbamoyltransferase complex transferase subunit TsaD gives MRVLGIETSCDETGIAVYDDELGLLSHTLYSQVKLHADYGGVVPELASRDHVRKIVPLIRQALKDANTEMADLDGIAYTKGPGLIGALLVGACVGRSLAFAWDKPAIGVHHMEGHLLAPMLEDDAPEFPFVALLVSGGHSMLVKVEGIGRYEVLGESVDDAAGEAFDKTAKLMGLDYPGGPRLAKLAAKGLPAGYKFPRPMTDRPGLDFSFSGLKTFTANTIAAEPDDEQTRANIARAFEEAVVDTLAIKCRRALKQTGYNRLVIAGGVSANTRLRETLAEMMNSLGGQVFYPRGEFCTDNGAMIAFAGLQRLKAGQHEDLAVKGQPRWPLDTLPPVA, from the coding sequence ATGCGGGTTCTAGGTATTGAAACATCTTGTGACGAGACAGGTATCGCCGTCTATGACGATGAACTGGGCTTATTATCGCACACTTTATACAGTCAAGTTAAGCTGCATGCTGACTATGGTGGTGTGGTGCCTGAGTTGGCGTCGCGTGACCATGTACGCAAAATTGTGCCGCTTATTCGTCAAGCGCTGAAAGATGCGAATACTGAAATGGCTGATCTCGACGGGATTGCCTATACCAAGGGCCCTGGTTTGATTGGTGCTTTGCTTGTTGGTGCCTGTGTGGGGCGTTCACTGGCTTTTGCTTGGGACAAGCCTGCAATCGGTGTGCACCATATGGAAGGGCACCTGCTGGCGCCTATGCTCGAAGATGACGCGCCTGAGTTCCCCTTTGTGGCCTTATTAGTTTCCGGTGGCCATTCAATGTTGGTTAAAGTCGAGGGTATTGGCCGTTATGAAGTATTAGGCGAGTCCGTTGACGATGCCGCGGGTGAAGCATTCGATAAAACGGCCAAGTTGATGGGGCTGGATTATCCCGGCGGTCCGCGCTTAGCGAAACTGGCAGCTAAAGGCTTACCCGCAGGCTATAAGTTCCCGCGTCCTATGACCGATAGACCAGGACTCGACTTTAGTTTTTCGGGTTTAAAAACCTTTACCGCCAATACCATTGCCGCTGAACCTGATGATGAGCAAACGCGCGCCAATATTGCCCGTGCCTTTGAAGAAGCCGTGGTTGATACGCTGGCGATTAAATGTCGTCGTGCGCTGAAGCAAACTGGCTATAACCGCTTAGTGATTGCCGGTGGCGTGAGTGCGAATACGCGCTTAAGGGAAACCTTGGCCGAAATGATGAACTCGCTAGGTGGACAAGTGTTTTATCCCCGCGGTGAGTTTTGTACCGATAACGGCGCCATGATTGCCTTTGCGGGATTGCAGCGTTTAAAGGCGGGACAACACGAAGATTTAGCGGTAAAAGGTCAACCTCGATGGCCATTAGATACCTTGCCACCTGTGGCATAA
- a CDS encoding GatB/YqeY domain-containing protein, which produces MSLIDQLKDHMKQAMIAKEKARLSTIRMALAAIKQIEVDTRESLTDEQVIAVLTKMVKQRRDSIAQFEAAGRNELADVEAAEIQVIEAFLPTPLTEAEVAALIDATIVEVGASAMADMGKVMGALKSKVQGRADMGAIGAMIRAKLQ; this is translated from the coding sequence ATGAGCCTAATTGATCAGCTAAAAGACCACATGAAGCAGGCCATGATCGCCAAAGAGAAGGCGCGCTTGAGCACTATTCGTATGGCATTAGCCGCCATCAAACAGATTGAAGTGGATACCCGCGAATCTCTGACTGATGAACAGGTTATAGCGGTCTTAACCAAAATGGTGAAACAACGTCGTGACTCGATTGCTCAATTTGAAGCAGCGGGTCGTAACGAGTTGGCCGACGTGGAAGCAGCAGAGATTCAAGTTATTGAAGCTTTCCTGCCTACCCCTCTTACAGAGGCGGAAGTCGCGGCGCTCATCGATGCAACTATTGTAGAAGTAGGTGCATCCGCCATGGCGGATATGGGCAAAGTAATGGGAGCATTGAAATCTAAAGTGCAAGGACGTGCAGACATGGGCGCTATCGGCGCTATGATCCGTGCTAAATTGCAATAA
- the folK gene encoding 2-amino-4-hydroxy-6-hydroxymethyldihydropteridine diphosphokinase → MARIYISLGSNIEPEQHLQAGLTSLRAFFGPLRLSSMYESEAVGFSGTNFLNMVASAETDLNIAAVVAQFKQIEQNHGRLAGAKKFSPRTLDLDLLLYDHVVCQTPVVLPRAEIVNNAFVLWPLAELAPELIHPVVDKSYATLWQEYDKDSQRLWPVTFEWPPGLTF, encoded by the coding sequence ATGGCACGTATTTATATCAGTCTGGGTAGCAATATCGAGCCTGAACAGCATCTGCAAGCAGGATTGACATCGCTGCGAGCGTTTTTCGGGCCGCTGCGCCTCTCTTCTATGTATGAAAGTGAAGCGGTAGGTTTCAGTGGCACTAACTTCTTGAATATGGTTGCTAGCGCTGAAACGGATCTTAATATAGCGGCGGTAGTTGCACAGTTTAAGCAAATCGAGCAGAATCACGGCCGGCTTGCCGGGGCGAAGAAATTTAGCCCAAGAACCTTAGATTTAGATCTGTTGCTTTATGACCATGTAGTATGCCAAACACCTGTTGTGCTGCCCCGTGCTGAGATAGTCAATAATGCCTTTGTGTTATGGCCATTAGCCGAGTTAGCGCCGGAATTGATTCATCCCGTGGTAGACAAAAGCTATGCAACTTTGTGGCAAGAGTATGACAAAGATTCACAGCGACTTTGGCCTGTGACGTTTGAATGGCCCCCAGGGCTGACGTTTTAA
- a CDS encoding putative RNA methyltransferase has protein sequence MGLEYQCPTCGLALKQHKASQGFYCVNKHHFDRNEQGYWVFTKPQRQKPTGDSREQVRAKRFLLESGIFSPLIDKLAEIITGSITPDACLLDYECAEGFFLRALASKLAEVENPLNVQYVGVADAENAIFAAAKAQTPGILCLSSSKKLPFIDNCVDFITVIDRPLKGKESVRILKDDGTMLLVMPGPRHLWQLREYIYPDLAEKPFKVNLPSALSVKDTQALSFTLSVTGEQALTLLDMAPYAWRATDKMKHDIQANHFESLEIDYVLVSAHKRVVESL, from the coding sequence ATGGGTCTCGAATATCAGTGTCCAACCTGCGGACTTGCGTTAAAACAACACAAAGCCTCCCAAGGTTTTTATTGTGTCAATAAGCATCACTTCGATCGGAATGAGCAAGGCTATTGGGTTTTTACTAAACCACAACGCCAAAAGCCGACTGGTGATTCGCGCGAGCAAGTTAGAGCTAAGCGTTTTCTACTCGAATCAGGCATATTTTCGCCTTTGATCGATAAACTGGCTGAGATAATTACTGGATCTATTACGCCTGATGCTTGTTTATTGGATTATGAATGCGCTGAGGGCTTCTTCTTGCGTGCTTTAGCTTCCAAGCTGGCTGAGGTCGAAAATCCGCTAAACGTCCAGTACGTGGGCGTAGCGGACGCAGAAAATGCTATTTTTGCTGCAGCGAAGGCGCAGACTCCTGGGATCTTGTGTTTAAGCTCTTCTAAAAAATTACCCTTTATCGATAATTGTGTGGATTTTATTACTGTTATTGATCGGCCGTTAAAGGGAAAAGAGTCTGTTAGGATATTGAAAGACGATGGGACCATGTTACTGGTTATGCCTGGGCCACGACACCTATGGCAACTCAGGGAATATATTTATCCTGACTTGGCTGAAAAACCTTTCAAAGTGAATTTGCCCTCTGCATTATCGGTAAAAGACACTCAGGCACTGAGCTTCACTTTATCTGTTACCGGTGAGCAAGCATTAACGCTATTGGATATGGCGCCTTATGCGTGGCGTGCAACTGACAAGATGAAGCACGATATTCAAGCTAATCATTTTGAGTCGTTGGAAATTGACTATGTATTAGTCTCAGCACATAAACGTGTGGTTGAATCGCTATAG
- a CDS encoding general secretion pathway protein GspB, translating into MSILLDAVTRNKQQQQSPLPDAVMTPRANYPQPRKSGVPIGKLSLLVVAVAAGIGVAWGLSVWDQTRHISTEHASTNNVAVAKVLPPTASSLPASTVAKSELQTVSTESVAQPQSEGSANTGVRLAGKVALPRAQTLPELTASSQYQGGALANSAQASSANMNSNAVQSYNVPKNSVPNNSDPNNSDSSYGDYMSTSAQVDAASREVASMSTDTQTQQPMMLGANANESGLASLEALRQQVSAAAEDVGLETNKSRDEDKLVASFQSALKDVEYTNAAETNVTEAKLDPIPKTAADDIPKYGQLPAGLQLQVPEFNIVAHVYSSDPTQRWLNVDGAELQEGDMIAGKLKIISIRPRDIVLDIQGTQFKVPAI; encoded by the coding sequence ATGTCCATTTTACTCGATGCCGTGACCCGCAATAAACAACAGCAACAATCGCCTTTACCCGATGCCGTGATGACGCCAAGGGCGAATTACCCACAGCCACGTAAATCTGGCGTGCCGATAGGCAAGCTGTCCTTACTTGTCGTCGCAGTCGCCGCCGGAATTGGCGTCGCTTGGGGATTAAGTGTTTGGGACCAAACTCGACATATTTCAACCGAGCATGCTTCAACTAATAATGTGGCAGTGGCAAAGGTATTGCCACCAACTGCATCTTCATTACCAGCTTCGACAGTGGCTAAAAGTGAGCTTCAGACTGTCTCGACAGAATCGGTTGCTCAGCCGCAATCTGAGGGCAGTGCTAATACAGGTGTTCGACTCGCAGGAAAAGTGGCGCTGCCTCGGGCACAGACTTTGCCCGAGTTAACTGCATCATCGCAATATCAGGGCGGGGCTTTAGCAAACTCGGCTCAGGCTTCTAGCGCGAATATGAACAGCAATGCTGTTCAAAGTTACAATGTTCCTAAAAATAGTGTTCCTAACAACAGCGATCCGAATAATAGCGATTCCAGTTATGGAGACTATATGTCGACGTCAGCCCAAGTGGACGCAGCAAGTCGCGAAGTTGCTTCTATGTCTACAGACACGCAAACACAGCAACCTATGATGTTGGGCGCTAATGCCAATGAGTCGGGTCTTGCGAGTCTTGAGGCGCTGCGTCAGCAAGTCAGTGCTGCGGCGGAAGATGTCGGTTTAGAAACCAACAAAAGTCGCGATGAAGATAAGTTAGTGGCTTCCTTTCAAAGTGCGCTAAAGGATGTGGAATACACCAATGCGGCGGAGACAAATGTCACTGAAGCTAAATTAGATCCTATTCCTAAAACGGCTGCGGATGATATCCCTAAATACGGTCAACTACCTGCTGGGCTGCAATTACAAGTGCCTGAATTTAATATTGTCGCCCATGTTTATTCCAGCGATCCGACTCAAAGGTGGCTGAATGTGGACGGTGCAGAGTTGCAGGAAGGGGATATGATTGCGGGTAAGCTGAAGATTATCTCCATTCGTCCACGGGACATAGTGTTAGATATTCAAGGTACCCAGTTTAAAGTACCTGCAATCTAA
- the folB gene encoding dihydroneopterin aldolase, translating into MDKVLIRQLRIDTVIGVYEWEKTIHQSLLLDLDMAWDNKPAAATDDYQYALCYETVSNRLTQLITEHPIELIETVAERVADCLLQEFNVTWVKVVVMKPGAVATAASVGVEIERSR; encoded by the coding sequence ATGGATAAGGTACTTATACGGCAATTGCGCATTGATACTGTGATTGGTGTCTATGAGTGGGAAAAGACAATCCATCAGAGCCTGTTATTAGACTTAGACATGGCGTGGGATAACAAACCTGCCGCAGCGACGGATGATTATCAATATGCGCTGTGCTATGAGACAGTTTCCAATCGATTAACCCAACTTATTACTGAGCATCCAATCGAGTTAATCGAAACGGTTGCCGAGCGAGTGGCCGATTGCCTACTTCAAGAATTTAACGTGACTTGGGTGAAAGTTGTCGTGATGAAGCCAGGTGCGGTAGCAACTGCAGCTTCGGTTGGCGTCGAGATTGAACGTTCACGTTAG
- a CDS encoding multifunctional CCA addition/repair protein produces the protein MKIYLVGGAVRDSLLNLPIKDKDYLVVGATPEQMLQLGYRQVGKDFPVFLHPKNQQEYALARTERKIGLGYGGFSCHASPDVTLEQDLLRRDLTINAIAQDEKGNLYDPFNGIEDINARLLRHVSDAFVEDPLRVLRVARFAARFHALGFHIAAETLALMRQISASDELNALTAERVWQEVDKSLGGPHPEVFFEVLHQCGALEVLFPEIFALFGVPQPEKWHPEIDTGVHTLMVLAQAALLTEDKSVRFAALVHDLGKALSPKEHLPKHHGHGQKGLPLIKALCTRLRVPNETRDLALLVSDQHQNVHQAFELRAETIVKIFDKADFWRKPERLTQLILACTADMRGRTGFENNLYPQGEYLTQCFLAANNVDIAAIIAAGFQGAEIKQALNLRRIEAVSQFKQKMQTKLPTDER, from the coding sequence GTGAAAATATATCTCGTCGGCGGTGCTGTGCGTGACAGCCTGCTCAATCTCCCTATCAAGGACAAAGATTACCTCGTCGTTGGTGCGACTCCAGAACAAATGTTGCAACTGGGATACCGCCAGGTCGGTAAAGATTTCCCGGTATTTCTGCATCCTAAAAACCAACAAGAATATGCGTTAGCCCGAACAGAGCGAAAAATTGGACTGGGTTATGGTGGTTTTAGCTGCCATGCCAGTCCCGATGTGACTTTAGAGCAAGACTTGTTACGTCGAGATCTGACCATTAATGCTATCGCCCAAGATGAAAAGGGCAACTTATACGATCCTTTTAATGGCATTGAGGATATTAACGCGCGCCTATTGCGCCATGTGTCGGATGCTTTCGTTGAAGATCCGCTTCGCGTATTGCGTGTCGCCCGCTTTGCCGCAAGGTTTCATGCCTTAGGATTTCACATTGCCGCAGAAACTCTGGCACTGATGCGCCAAATTAGCGCAAGCGATGAGCTTAACGCGTTAACCGCGGAGCGAGTTTGGCAAGAAGTCGATAAAAGCTTAGGCGGACCTCACCCTGAGGTCTTTTTCGAGGTACTGCACCAATGCGGTGCCCTTGAAGTACTCTTTCCCGAGATTTTTGCCTTATTTGGCGTTCCTCAACCAGAAAAATGGCATCCTGAAATTGATACTGGTGTGCATACTTTAATGGTGCTCGCCCAAGCCGCTCTTCTCACTGAGGATAAAAGCGTTCGTTTTGCCGCTCTCGTACATGATTTAGGCAAAGCCCTCAGTCCAAAAGAGCATTTACCTAAACATCACGGTCACGGCCAAAAGGGCTTACCGCTGATAAAAGCGCTCTGCACCCGTTTACGAGTGCCGAACGAAACCCGCGATCTTGCGTTACTGGTCAGTGACCAACATCAGAACGTTCATCAGGCCTTCGAGCTTAGAGCCGAAACGATCGTAAAAATATTCGATAAAGCTGACTTTTGGCGTAAGCCAGAGCGCTTGACGCAACTTATATTAGCCTGCACCGCCGATATGCGTGGTCGAACAGGATTTGAAAACAACCTCTACCCTCAGGGTGAATATTTAACTCAATGCTTCCTTGCCGCCAATAATGTCGATATTGCCGCCATTATTGCCGCAGGTTTCCAAGGCGCAGAGATAAAGCAGGCGTTAAATTTACGTCGTATTGAAGCGGTCAGTCAGTTTAAACAAAAAATGCAAACTAAACTGCCGACGGATGAACGGTAA
- the plsY gene encoding glycerol-3-phosphate 1-O-acyltransferase PlsY, which translates to MSPLTQTLLMILAAYLAGSISSAVLVCRMRGLPDPRLQGSGNPGATNVLRIGGASSAAMVLFFDMLKGAVPSYLAYLMGIDAVSLGLIAIAACLGHIYPVFFGFKGGKGVATAFGAMAPIGDDLAICLMASWVVLLLISRYSSLAAILTALLAPLYTWWLDDRFTIPVAMLSTLIIIRHKDNIQRLLKGEESKVSRKKRPKKS; encoded by the coding sequence GTGAGTCCATTAACACAGACACTTTTGATGATTTTGGCCGCCTATTTGGCAGGTTCAATCTCAAGTGCCGTGCTGGTTTGTAGGATGAGAGGTCTACCCGATCCAAGATTGCAAGGTTCAGGCAATCCAGGAGCCACCAATGTACTAAGAATTGGCGGCGCGAGTTCGGCTGCCATGGTGCTCTTTTTCGACATGCTGAAAGGTGCAGTGCCTTCTTATTTAGCTTATCTCATGGGCATAGATGCAGTGTCACTCGGGCTCATCGCCATCGCCGCCTGTCTTGGACATATTTATCCGGTATTTTTTGGATTCAAAGGTGGCAAAGGCGTTGCTACTGCCTTTGGTGCTATGGCCCCCATTGGTGATGATCTAGCGATTTGCTTAATGGCATCTTGGGTCGTCCTATTGTTAATTAGCCGCTACTCGTCCCTTGCAGCAATCCTTACCGCTTTACTGGCGCCCCTTTATACTTGGTGGCTAGACGACAGATTCACCATTCCCGTTGCCATGTTGTCGACACTTATCATCATTCGCCATAAAGACAATATTCAGCGCTTACTCAAGGGTGAAGAATCTAAAGTGTCACGCAAGAAGCGTCCTAAAAAATCTTGA
- a CDS encoding ExeA family protein, with protein sequence MYKAFYGLSDNPFSIAPNPHYLFLSDRHREALAHLTYGLGETGGFVLLTGEVGTGKTTVSRCLLGQLPDNTDTAFILNPSLTELELLATLCDELKISYGDNPTLKQLTDHLSRFLLDNHSKGRNTVLIIDEAQHLRPEVLEQLRLLTNLETDTKKLLQVILIGQPELQLLLKRQELRQLAQRITARYHLLPLNEDEIALYVLHRLQVAGRFEPLFTRKAVKVLQKYSGGIPRLINLLCERSLMAGYAQSRVPIDHHMVRQAAAEVLGEEEPTQNRYLWPTATAATLFVAFGVSYWLFTDKPVNAASASSRVIESASANVAALNTQALSATEGMSKLVQPVDQQSNQVSIPDPNQRLLNDAINQSRDIDTAFAGLFSVWGKVPYKGLTACQSAVEQGLSCYQQQGNWMSLTRLNYPAVVYLVDDNQQDFYGAVIAVDGEQLLMQLGEQQLWVDRAWFNQHFSGTFEILWQAPNLPMMDISQKSSPGQLQWLENALAHVNNRNARRVNQFDVQLENDLKSFQSQHGLKADGIAGNQTLVRLNLYLSQQGPRLTDNGARS encoded by the coding sequence ATGTACAAGGCCTTTTACGGACTCAGCGATAACCCTTTTTCGATTGCACCCAATCCCCATTATTTGTTTTTGAGTGATAGGCACAGAGAGGCGTTGGCCCATTTAACCTACGGGTTAGGGGAAACGGGCGGCTTTGTGTTGCTAACAGGGGAAGTTGGCACGGGTAAAACGACGGTATCTCGCTGTTTACTTGGGCAATTGCCCGATAATACCGACACCGCATTTATCCTTAATCCATCGCTAACAGAGCTCGAGTTGCTCGCCACGCTTTGCGATGAACTTAAGATTTCCTACGGCGACAATCCCACACTCAAGCAGTTGACCGACCACTTGAGTCGTTTTTTATTGGACAATCACAGCAAAGGTCGTAATACCGTGCTCATCATTGATGAAGCGCAGCATTTACGCCCTGAGGTATTGGAGCAACTGCGCCTTCTGACCAATCTTGAGACGGACACCAAGAAGTTACTGCAGGTCATTTTAATCGGTCAGCCAGAATTACAGCTGTTATTGAAGCGCCAAGAGCTGCGCCAGTTAGCCCAGCGGATCACAGCTCGTTATCATTTATTGCCGCTAAATGAAGATGAAATCGCCCTTTATGTATTGCATCGCTTGCAAGTCGCGGGACGATTTGAACCTTTGTTTACCCGCAAAGCCGTTAAGGTGTTGCAAAAGTACAGTGGCGGCATCCCTCGATTAATTAACCTCTTATGTGAACGTTCGCTGATGGCGGGCTATGCGCAATCGCGGGTGCCCATCGATCATCATATGGTGAGACAAGCTGCGGCTGAAGTATTAGGTGAAGAGGAGCCGACTCAGAATAGGTATCTTTGGCCGACAGCAACCGCTGCGACGTTATTTGTCGCTTTTGGTGTTTCCTATTGGCTATTTACCGACAAGCCTGTCAATGCCGCGTCAGCGTCTAGTAGGGTTATTGAGTCTGCGTCAGCAAATGTTGCTGCATTAAACACTCAAGCTTTGAGCGCGACCGAAGGAATGAGCAAGTTAGTACAACCCGTAGATCAGCAAAGCAATCAGGTGTCTATTCCAGATCCCAATCAGCGCTTACTTAATGATGCGATTAATCAGAGTCGCGATATCGATACCGCCTTTGCGGGTTTGTTTAGCGTGTGGGGCAAAGTACCCTATAAAGGCTTAACCGCCTGCCAATCTGCGGTTGAGCAAGGATTGTCTTGTTATCAGCAGCAGGGTAACTGGATGTCACTGACTCGGCTTAATTATCCAGCTGTGGTGTATTTGGTTGATGATAACCAACAGGATTTTTATGGCGCTGTGATTGCAGTGGATGGTGAGCAGTTGCTGATGCAGTTAGGTGAACAACAACTTTGGGTTGATAGAGCTTGGTTCAATCAACATTTCAGTGGCACCTTCGAAATCCTATGGCAAGCACCTAACTTACCTATGATGGATATCAGCCAAAAATCGAGTCCAGGTCAACTGCAATGGTTAGAGAATGCCTTAGCCCATGTGAATAATCGTAATGCTCGCAGGGTCAATCAATTCGATGTGCAACTGGAAAATGATCTTAAAAGCTTCCAAAGTCAGCATGGCTTAAAAGCTGATGGTATTGCCGGAAATCAGACATTAGTGAGATTAAATTTGTATTTAAGTCAGCAAGGTCCACGTTTAACCGATAATGGGGCGCGCAGCTGA
- a CDS encoding undecaprenyl-diphosphate phosphatase, with protein MDTFQVIILALIQGLTEFLPISSSAHLILPAQLLGWEDQGLSFDVAVNTGSLFAVVIYFRHELWTMFNAWIASIFRGQQSEDSKLAWWIILATLPAVFFGFLAKDFIATHLRNAEVIAVTTVVFGLLLWWADKMSRRDLTVYQTGWRKALLIGFAQALALIPGTSRSGATMTAALMLGLSRDAAARFSFLMSVPVSLGAAILVGKDLAKSELPIDYQALILGTLISFVAAYACIHYFLKIISRMGMTPFVIYRLALGAVLCGFIFF; from the coding sequence ATGGATACGTTTCAGGTCATTATTTTAGCGCTTATTCAAGGGCTAACCGAGTTTTTACCTATTTCTAGTTCTGCCCACTTAATTTTACCCGCACAGCTTTTAGGCTGGGAAGATCAAGGTTTATCCTTCGATGTGGCGGTGAATACAGGTTCGTTATTTGCTGTGGTAATTTATTTCAGACACGAGTTATGGACTATGTTTAATGCTTGGATTGCGAGCATTTTCAGAGGTCAACAATCCGAAGACAGCAAGCTGGCGTGGTGGATTATTCTGGCGACCTTGCCAGCGGTATTTTTTGGTTTTCTGGCAAAGGATTTTATCGCGACTCACCTACGTAACGCTGAGGTCATCGCGGTCACTACCGTCGTATTTGGTTTATTGTTGTGGTGGGCCGATAAGATGTCGCGCCGCGATTTAACGGTTTATCAGACGGGCTGGCGTAAAGCCTTGTTAATTGGTTTCGCGCAGGCATTGGCCTTGATCCCGGGGACTTCGCGCTCTGGTGCCACTATGACAGCGGCGCTAATGTTAGGCTTAAGTCGTGATGCAGCGGCCCGCTTTTCATTCTTAATGTCAGTTCCTGTGAGTTTAGGTGCGGCGATTTTAGTGGGTAAAGATCTGGCGAAAAGTGAGCTTCCGATTGATTATCAAGCGTTAATCCTAGGAACTCTGATTTCGTTTGTTGCAGCTTATGCCTGTATTCATTACTTCTTAAAAATCATCAGCCGCATGGGAATGACCCCGTTTGTGATCTATCGTTTAGCACTCGGTGCAGTCTTGTGTGGATTTATCTTCTTCTAG
- the rpsU gene encoding 30S ribosomal protein S21: MPIIKVRENEPFDVALRRFKRSCEKAGILADVRAREFYEKPTTARKRAKAAAVKRLAKKLSRENARRVRLY; this comes from the coding sequence ATGCCAATTATTAAAGTACGTGAAAACGAACCATTCGACGTAGCTCTGCGTCGTTTCAAGCGCTCTTGTGAAAAAGCTGGTATTTTAGCCGACGTGCGTGCTCGTGAATTCTACGAGAAGCCAACTACTGCACGTAAGCGCGCAAAAGCAGCTGCAGTTAAACGTTTAGCTAAGAAGCTTTCTCGCGAAAACGCACGTCGCGTACGTTTATATTAA